Proteins co-encoded in one Trueperella abortisuis genomic window:
- a CDS encoding ADP-ribosylglycohydrolase family protein produces the protein MDYVLTDLMVDRGRGALLASACGDALGVPYEFTRGTDDPQMLGGGLGPYEPGEWSDDTQMAICIASVADSGLSLTSDKAHDEIGQNFINWMHDGATDIGIQTRAVLLNASRMTGDVSDRLRQAARDYAATTERGAGNAALGRIAPIGISFLWDRDATARAARSIATLTHADREAEEACVLWAEAMRVAVIDGVLNVRAGMDLLLEESRPSWEARIADAEAGLVNPRTNGYTVSALQCAWFAVKATQDYFGEAAMYDGLRRAVKLGGDTDTVAAIAGALLGARWGESAIPAAWKDAVHGWPGMGGAELADMGERIVRNSQPRGF, from the coding sequence ATGGACTATGTGCTCACAGATTTGATGGTTGACCGCGGGCGCGGCGCGCTCTTGGCCTCCGCCTGCGGGGATGCGCTCGGCGTGCCGTACGAGTTCACGCGCGGCACGGACGATCCTCAGATGCTTGGCGGCGGACTCGGCCCCTACGAGCCGGGCGAGTGGAGCGACGACACGCAGATGGCGATCTGCATCGCCTCCGTGGCGGACTCGGGCCTGAGCCTGACCTCCGACAAGGCACACGACGAGATTGGCCAGAACTTCATCAACTGGATGCACGACGGCGCCACCGACATCGGCATCCAAACCCGCGCGGTGTTGCTCAACGCCTCGCGGATGACGGGCGACGTCTCCGACCGTCTGCGCCAGGCAGCTCGCGACTACGCCGCCACCACGGAGCGCGGGGCGGGCAACGCGGCGCTCGGGCGGATCGCGCCGATCGGCATCTCCTTCCTGTGGGATCGCGACGCGACGGCACGTGCGGCGCGCTCCATCGCGACCCTCACTCACGCCGACCGCGAGGCGGAAGAGGCTTGCGTGCTGTGGGCCGAGGCTATGCGCGTGGCCGTCATCGACGGGGTGTTGAACGTGCGCGCGGGGATGGACCTGCTCCTGGAGGAATCGCGCCCGAGCTGGGAGGCGCGGATCGCCGACGCCGAGGCCGGGTTGGTTAACCCCCGAACGAACGGCTACACGGTTTCGGCGTTGCAGTGCGCGTGGTTTGCGGTCAAGGCGACCCAGGACTACTTCGGCGAGGCCGCGATGTATGACGGGTTACGCAGGGCGGTCAAGCTCGGCGGGGATACGGACACGGTGGCAGCCATCGCGGGCGCGCTGCTCGGCGCCCGTTGGGGCGAGAGCGCGATCCCGGCGGCGTGGAAGGACGCGGTGCACGGCTGGCCGGGCATGGGCGGCGCTGAGCTCGCAGACATGGGCGAGCGGATCGTTCGCAATTCCCAGCCGCGAGGCTTCTAG
- the galK gene encoding galactokinase — translation MELFQSWTNEEGARRACERFESRFGRAPQAVWAAPGRVNIIGEHTDYNQGFCLPIALPHRTFVAYASRDDDVVNVVSGKSHVWTGALADVKPGMKRSWANYGAGPAWALGVERGFEAAFESCVPVGAGLSSSAAIECAIACALVPPASDEDRHSIVRAAIATENEVAGAPTGGMDQTISMFGQPGHALLIDTRDWALKQVPLDLAAHGLEILVIDTRATHSLGDGQYAKRRAACEEAARELGLVSLRDAEEADLGRLSGELLRRARHVVTENERVLATVELLRAGRPEEIGALLSDSHASLRDDYEVSVAELDVACEAAEGAGALGARMTGGGFGGSAIALIEAGAQDRVVDAVRGAYAQRGFGEPGFLAATPANRAERVS, via the coding sequence ATGGAGCTTTTTCAGTCGTGGACGAATGAGGAAGGCGCTCGCCGCGCATGTGAGAGGTTCGAGAGCCGATTCGGCCGCGCGCCCCAGGCGGTTTGGGCCGCACCCGGGCGGGTGAACATCATCGGCGAACATACAGACTACAACCAGGGTTTTTGCCTCCCGATCGCCCTCCCGCACCGCACTTTCGTGGCGTACGCGAGCCGTGACGACGACGTCGTGAACGTGGTCTCGGGCAAGAGCCACGTGTGGACGGGCGCCTTGGCGGACGTGAAGCCGGGGATGAAGCGGTCCTGGGCGAACTATGGCGCGGGGCCGGCGTGGGCCCTCGGGGTCGAGCGCGGATTTGAGGCGGCCTTCGAGTCGTGCGTGCCGGTGGGCGCGGGGCTGTCGTCGTCGGCGGCGATTGAATGCGCGATCGCGTGTGCGCTGGTTCCGCCGGCGTCGGACGAGGATCGGCACTCGATTGTGCGGGCGGCGATCGCCACGGAAAACGAGGTTGCTGGCGCGCCGACGGGCGGCATGGATCAGACCATCTCGATGTTCGGCCAGCCCGGTCACGCGCTGCTGATCGACACGCGGGACTGGGCGCTCAAGCAGGTGCCGCTGGACCTGGCGGCACACGGCCTGGAGATCCTCGTGATCGACACGCGGGCGACGCACTCGCTCGGCGACGGGCAGTACGCCAAGCGTCGGGCGGCATGCGAGGAGGCGGCTCGGGAGCTGGGTCTGGTCTCGCTGCGCGACGCCGAGGAGGCGGACCTCGGCCGGCTCTCCGGAGAGCTGCTTCGCCGGGCGCGTCACGTGGTGACGGAGAACGAGCGAGTGCTGGCCACGGTTGAGCTGTTGCGGGCCGGGCGGCCGGAGGAGATCGGGGCGTTGCTGTCGGACTCGCACGCCTCCCTGCGTGACGATTACGAGGTCAGCGTGGCGGAGCTGGACGTCGCGTGCGAGGCCGCCGAGGGCGCGGGTGCGCTGGGTGCGCGCATGACGGGCGGAGGATTCGGCGGTTCCGCGATCGCGCTCATCGAGGCGGGCGCGCAGGACCGGGTCGTCGACGCCGTCCGTGGGGCATACGCCCAACGCGGATTTGGCGAACCGGGCTTCTTGGCGGCGACGCCGGCAAACCGGGCCGAGCGGGTGAGCTGA
- a CDS encoding endonuclease/exonuclease/phosphatase family protein produces MKYVWGFLAVLFVAVGALTLRPDLLPGAESWVLRTPMAHVMALRPWLAIVFAGVAAFLLIFAAIRRSLVGSGRIALATSLAYLVMAVFHGGTLYARGIQSPAQLGPDHGVTAVGEGNGQVTVLSFNTLGGSIVMADLADSVVSNGVDVLVLTETSTAGGEELVGLLADRGLTFRQFDTGTDRYATEFESTVVLVSDSLGEYSQVAAEGLPGSSVVVVPANGHGPKIIGVHPFAPAPAHMDRWKADISAIYGQCADTSFIMAGDFNSTVDHQMVLGADCADARIEAGAGGLGTWPSAMPALLGTPIDRVLTDGSYRGVEASEVASGGSDHRGIIVRLAPAD; encoded by the coding sequence ATGAAGTACGTCTGGGGATTCTTGGCGGTTTTGTTTGTGGCGGTGGGCGCGCTGACGCTGCGGCCCGATCTGCTGCCGGGCGCTGAAAGCTGGGTGCTGCGCACCCCGATGGCTCACGTCATGGCGTTGCGGCCGTGGCTTGCGATCGTGTTCGCCGGGGTGGCGGCCTTCCTCCTCATCTTCGCGGCGATCCGCCGCTCCCTGGTCGGCTCGGGCAGGATCGCGCTCGCTACGAGCCTGGCCTACCTCGTGATGGCCGTCTTCCACGGGGGTACGCTCTACGCGCGCGGGATCCAGTCGCCGGCGCAACTGGGCCCGGACCACGGCGTCACCGCGGTGGGGGAGGGCAACGGTCAGGTGACCGTGCTGTCGTTTAACACGCTCGGCGGCTCGATCGTCATGGCGGATCTCGCCGACTCGGTGGTGAGCAACGGCGTGGACGTGCTCGTGCTGACGGAGACCTCGACCGCCGGCGGCGAGGAACTCGTGGGCCTGCTGGCCGATCGCGGCCTGACCTTCCGCCAGTTCGACACGGGCACGGATCGCTACGCCACGGAGTTCGAGTCCACCGTGGTGCTGGTCTCCGACTCGCTTGGGGAGTATTCGCAGGTGGCGGCGGAGGGGCTGCCGGGCTCGAGCGTCGTCGTCGTGCCGGCGAACGGGCACGGGCCGAAGATTATCGGCGTGCATCCGTTTGCGCCTGCGCCGGCGCATATGGACAGGTGGAAGGCGGACATCTCCGCGATCTACGGCCAGTGCGCGGATACGTCGTTCATCATGGCCGGCGACTTTAACTCGACCGTCGACCACCAGATGGTCCTCGGGGCGGATTGCGCCGACGCGCGGATCGAGGCGGGCGCCGGCGGGCTCGGGACGTGGCCGAGCGCCATGCCCGCCCTGCTCGGCACCCCGATCGACCGCGTCCTCACGGACGGTAGCTACCGCGGGGTGGAGGCGAGCGAGGTCGCCAGCGGGGGCAGCGATCACCGCGGGATCATCGTGCGGTTGGCGCCCGCCGATTAA
- a CDS encoding App1 family protein — MDLADVARNFEDAANRRNTVRLRERGWLPRLTGYAGWGSVHAAKVLARATMADPNDAQPFELPFLPKSMHSLTSPQVRGLAKLATQNAEKAQRGWRQFFTTQVGFLPVTVQLGGRTIATRTDRSGYVDLLIEDHGLPPGWHEATLTPAAGEAITAPVMIVSDHATTGLVSDIDDTIVVTWLPRAMLAAYNSFVLHTDMRQPVPGMAEFYHNLLDSSPDAPVFYLSTGAWNVYSTMLSFIQHNELPIGPMLLTDWGPTPTGLFRSGQEHKKTQLRNLLIMFPNISWYLVGDDGQHDPLIYDELARAHPRRVRGIALRTLNPVQQVLSHGTPEATAGDREDCDIEDGGVPIIRGEDGYALLRKIRRFR; from the coding sequence ATGGATCTGGCAGATGTGGCTCGCAACTTCGAAGACGCCGCCAACAGGCGCAACACCGTGCGCCTGCGCGAACGCGGGTGGCTGCCGCGGCTAACCGGCTACGCCGGCTGGGGCTCCGTCCACGCGGCAAAGGTGCTCGCGCGCGCCACCATGGCCGACCCTAACGACGCCCAACCCTTCGAGCTGCCCTTCCTACCCAAGTCCATGCACTCGCTGACCTCGCCGCAAGTGCGCGGCCTGGCCAAACTCGCCACGCAGAACGCGGAGAAGGCCCAACGCGGGTGGCGCCAGTTTTTCACAACCCAGGTGGGCTTCCTGCCGGTCACGGTCCAGTTGGGCGGCCGCACGATCGCCACGCGCACGGATCGCTCCGGCTACGTTGACCTCCTCATCGAGGACCACGGCCTGCCGCCCGGCTGGCACGAGGCCACGCTCACCCCGGCCGCGGGCGAGGCGATCACCGCGCCCGTCATGATCGTCTCGGACCACGCCACCACCGGACTTGTCTCCGACATCGACGACACGATCGTCGTCACCTGGCTGCCGCGCGCGATGCTCGCCGCCTACAACTCCTTCGTTCTCCACACCGACATGCGCCAGCCCGTGCCCGGGATGGCCGAGTTCTACCACAACCTTCTCGACTCAAGCCCGGACGCACCCGTGTTTTACCTGTCCACAGGCGCATGGAACGTCTATTCGACGATGCTCAGCTTCATCCAGCACAACGAGCTCCCCATCGGCCCGATGCTGCTCACCGACTGGGGCCCCACCCCCACCGGCCTCTTCCGCTCCGGCCAGGAACACAAGAAGACGCAGCTGCGCAACCTGCTCATCATGTTCCCCAACATTTCGTGGTACCTCGTCGGCGACGACGGCCAGCACGACCCCCTCATCTACGACGAACTCGCCCGCGCCCATCCGCGCCGCGTGCGGGGCATCGCTCTGCGCACCCTCAACCCGGTCCAACAGGTGCTCTCCCACGGCACGCCGGAGGCCACCGCCGGCGACCGCGAGGACTGCGACATCGAGGACGGCGGCGTCCCCATCATTCGCGGCGAGGACGGCTACGCGCTCCTGCGCAAGATTCGGCGCTTCCGGTAG
- a CDS encoding multicopper oxidase domain-containing protein translates to MNEVKPPSIWSGISIVAALCAILLAVTIGVIWNPSAANLPARDLGGVQPSQTGVVEPTGETTEVMIVANHDMSFTPNRIEVPAGNRLVVTLENRDALNGHDLVIGEYETGRVQPGETAVLDAGVITESIQGYCSVAGHKQMGMTIDIVVIEPAAGTSDGGPGSAPHAEHTGNVAIPDGDGEINEPISAELPALETDEGPVTHEVTLTVTEVPLEVAPGLYQTRWTFNGNGVGPTLHGRVGDTFNVTLINDGTIGHSIDFHAGALAPDEPMRTIAPGEKLVYTFTATRAGIWMYHCSTSPMSTHIAAGMHGAVVIEPEGLEPVDKQFVLVQSEVYLASAAHSAAEAEELDADKIATGTPDRVVFNGIANQYDQEMFEVVTDERVRFWVLDAGPNVPLSFHIVGGQFDTLWTEGAYHIKQGASAWGSDDGGAQVLSLLPAEGGFVELTFPEAGHYSVVNHIMSEAERGAHGIVKVTDPTK, encoded by the coding sequence ATGAACGAGGTTAAACCGCCATCGATATGGTCGGGCATCAGCATCGTCGCAGCCCTGTGTGCGATTCTCCTTGCCGTCACCATTGGTGTTATATGGAATCCATCGGCCGCGAATCTCCCCGCACGCGACTTGGGCGGTGTGCAGCCAAGCCAGACCGGCGTCGTCGAACCCACCGGCGAAACAACGGAAGTGATGATCGTTGCGAACCACGATATGTCCTTCACGCCCAACCGCATCGAGGTGCCAGCGGGCAATAGGCTCGTTGTCACGTTGGAGAACCGCGATGCGCTCAATGGGCATGACCTCGTGATCGGTGAGTATGAGACGGGGCGCGTTCAGCCGGGCGAAACCGCGGTGCTCGATGCCGGGGTAATCACGGAGTCGATCCAGGGCTACTGCTCCGTTGCGGGTCACAAGCAAATGGGAATGACAATCGACATTGTGGTTATCGAGCCGGCTGCGGGTACGTCCGACGGCGGACCCGGCTCAGCTCCCCACGCCGAGCACACCGGTAATGTAGCGATTCCCGACGGCGATGGCGAGATCAACGAGCCAATATCGGCGGAACTTCCCGCGCTCGAGACGGACGAAGGGCCAGTGACTCACGAGGTCACCCTGACCGTCACCGAGGTTCCCCTTGAGGTAGCACCCGGCCTGTATCAAACACGCTGGACGTTCAACGGCAACGGGGTAGGGCCTACCCTTCATGGGCGCGTGGGGGATACGTTCAACGTAACGCTCATCAACGACGGAACGATTGGCCACTCCATCGATTTTCACGCCGGTGCACTCGCCCCCGACGAGCCGATGCGAACGATCGCACCCGGCGAGAAACTCGTCTACACCTTTACCGCCACCCGCGCCGGAATCTGGATGTATCACTGTTCCACCTCTCCGATGTCCACGCACATTGCCGCGGGTATGCACGGTGCCGTGGTGATTGAACCCGAAGGTTTAGAACCGGTGGATAAACAGTTCGTGCTCGTCCAGTCTGAGGTCTACCTTGCCAGCGCGGCACATTCGGCCGCCGAGGCCGAGGAGCTTGATGCGGACAAAATCGCAACTGGCACCCCGGATCGAGTGGTCTTTAACGGCATCGCGAACCAATACGACCAGGAAATGTTCGAGGTCGTCACCGACGAGCGTGTGCGCTTCTGGGTGCTCGATGCTGGCCCGAACGTGCCGCTGAGCTTCCATATCGTCGGCGGACAATTCGACACGTTATGGACCGAGGGCGCCTACCACATCAAGCAGGGCGCCAGTGCTTGGGGATCCGACGACGGCGGTGCCCAAGTACTTTCCCTGCTCCCGGCCGAGGGTGGTTTCGTTGAGCTGACCTTCCCGGAGGCAGGGCACTACTCGGTGGTCAACCACATCATGTCCGAAGCCGAACGTGGTGCGCACGGAATTGTCAAAGTAACGGATCCGACTAAGTAG
- a CDS encoding glycoside hydrolase family 16 protein, which translates to MKFKKLTATIGLAALLSAFGGVAAALPADAEPAGDAHTVATVNVLRGKVPTTNATEPLQPGSAEVMVAPEKATDGSVAYEGDEAGVTEIAAGPEVSSEPMNGWENWKDVYLQYALDDPREIREVRLYHNQYSTSVSTFKNVRVQIATDAEFTDVVYDSGFADYQETAQTQGQAQVVTLDKPVTGQHVRIWQRGHYIESTSSSWKGMSNKVRFREIEVMASATEDEAAALTPRNIAAGKIPYVWGLAPTNIAAISDGDWDTYATHNTPGENWLQFEFKNSYDVTSIKLGLEPGTYESIKAFVLAGPSATISKTTGLPEGGGTPVYSASSLTVDGPITMEFPATKGSTVRFVLKKDETGPVKFSEVEIMATGDSYDESDPVYKAPDSPFTKLVWSDEFNGTRVDESKWNIISGMANHGAIYNRDAVSIKHGLEGEESNGYLAINSKNYGTTDALVRAVGHDPYPGEPLKDKQTWSSGRVESKNKYSFEYGRMAVRAKVNDSQGIWPAIWMLAQDETGHDEIDVVEYLGQEPWTAYMTNHYGVWGHNKGQDSGTAGTYESWSQKFHVYEVEWTPEEITWFIDGQKRFATARDCTGGCDSRHSLPMFPILETQVGDGWVGDVDYAKRWTKQDSDFLVDWVRVYQSEDQDRVRFDDLEAERPADGEYRLAPISQTNVAAKTTGTALADDKNNFFYGGQPRYEDSRLVSADKPGELVYEAAGLKEVRLTAYYKTVAGQKTLNGVNNQWEGTSIRSVTRDGKLDFAVYASPDGKTWSAQELSTHNNFVDAPPAYARHTVTARGLPADTEFVKIVFPDVSGVTYRVGDADVAVEAGDVQLAKVTFLQERRALDWTELLPATPVEPSVPATDPAPATVPTADPAPAASPAPTVAKPESAQAGAATPRSLPKTGATVGSLLLLAAGVCGAGVAVRRQAKSC; encoded by the coding sequence ATGAAATTCAAGAAACTCACTGCAACTATCGGGCTCGCCGCCCTCCTGTCCGCGTTCGGGGGCGTCGCCGCGGCCCTACCGGCTGACGCGGAACCCGCCGGCGATGCCCACACCGTAGCGACGGTCAACGTACTTCGCGGTAAGGTGCCGACGACGAACGCAACCGAGCCGCTTCAGCCCGGGTCTGCCGAGGTCATGGTCGCGCCAGAAAAAGCCACCGATGGCTCGGTAGCCTATGAGGGAGACGAGGCGGGGGTCACCGAGATCGCCGCCGGACCCGAGGTGAGTTCAGAGCCGATGAACGGCTGGGAGAACTGGAAGGACGTCTACCTTCAGTACGCGTTAGACGATCCCCGCGAGATCCGCGAGGTGCGCCTGTATCACAACCAGTATTCGACGTCGGTGTCAACGTTCAAGAACGTGCGCGTCCAGATCGCTACCGACGCCGAATTCACCGATGTCGTCTATGACTCGGGGTTCGCCGATTATCAGGAGACCGCGCAGACCCAGGGCCAGGCGCAGGTCGTGACGCTCGATAAGCCGGTGACCGGCCAGCACGTACGCATTTGGCAACGCGGGCACTACATCGAGTCGACCTCTAGTTCGTGGAAGGGCATGTCCAACAAGGTCCGATTCCGTGAGATTGAGGTGATGGCGAGCGCCACCGAGGATGAGGCAGCGGCCCTCACTCCGCGCAATATCGCCGCGGGGAAGATCCCGTATGTCTGGGGTCTGGCGCCCACGAATATCGCCGCGATCTCGGACGGGGACTGGGACACGTACGCCACTCACAATACGCCCGGCGAAAACTGGCTCCAGTTCGAGTTTAAGAACAGCTACGACGTGACGTCGATCAAGCTCGGCCTCGAGCCGGGCACCTACGAGTCGATCAAGGCCTTCGTGCTCGCCGGCCCTTCTGCCACTATCTCGAAGACGACGGGTCTTCCGGAGGGCGGCGGTACCCCGGTATATTCGGCGTCGTCGTTGACCGTGGATGGGCCGATCACCATGGAGTTTCCCGCGACCAAGGGCTCGACGGTTCGCTTTGTCTTGAAGAAGGACGAGACGGGCCCGGTGAAGTTCTCCGAGGTGGAGATCATGGCCACCGGCGATTCCTACGACGAGTCGGACCCGGTGTACAAGGCGCCGGATTCTCCGTTCACGAAGCTCGTGTGGAGCGATGAGTTCAACGGCACGCGCGTTGACGAGTCGAAGTGGAACATCATCTCCGGCATGGCTAACCACGGCGCGATTTACAATCGGGACGCGGTGAGCATTAAGCATGGCCTCGAGGGTGAGGAGTCGAACGGCTACCTTGCGATCAACTCGAAGAACTATGGTACGACGGACGCCCTTGTCCGGGCGGTCGGGCACGATCCCTACCCGGGGGAGCCGCTCAAGGACAAGCAGACGTGGTCCTCGGGTCGTGTGGAATCGAAGAACAAGTATTCCTTTGAGTACGGTCGTATGGCCGTGCGGGCGAAGGTGAATGACTCCCAGGGCATCTGGCCGGCAATCTGGATGCTGGCGCAGGATGAGACCGGCCATGACGAGATCGATGTTGTGGAGTACCTTGGCCAAGAACCGTGGACCGCGTACATGACCAACCACTACGGCGTGTGGGGCCATAACAAGGGCCAAGATTCAGGTACGGCGGGCACGTATGAGTCATGGTCGCAGAAGTTCCACGTCTACGAAGTCGAGTGGACTCCGGAAGAGATCACGTGGTTCATCGACGGCCAGAAGCGATTTGCCACCGCGCGCGACTGCACGGGCGGCTGCGACTCGCGCCATTCACTGCCCATGTTCCCGATCCTCGAGACGCAGGTTGGGGATGGCTGGGTTGGCGACGTCGATTATGCCAAGCGCTGGACGAAGCAGGACTCGGACTTCCTCGTTGACTGGGTGCGCGTCTACCAAAGCGAGGACCAAGACCGGGTGCGCTTCGATGACCTCGAGGCGGAGCGGCCAGCCGACGGCGAGTATCGCCTTGCCCCGATCTCGCAGACTAACGTGGCGGCAAAGACGACCGGCACGGCGCTGGCCGACGACAAGAACAACTTCTTCTACGGTGGCCAGCCCCGCTACGAGGATTCGCGTCTCGTTTCAGCGGACAAGCCCGGAGAGCTGGTCTACGAGGCGGCCGGGCTGAAGGAGGTTCGCCTCACCGCCTACTACAAGACGGTCGCCGGTCAGAAGACGCTGAACGGCGTCAACAACCAGTGGGAGGGCACCTCGATACGTTCGGTGACGAGAGACGGCAAGCTCGACTTCGCGGTCTATGCCTCACCCGACGGCAAGACGTGGAGCGCACAGGAACTGTCCACCCACAACAACTTCGTTGACGCTCCGCCGGCATACGCGCGTCACACTGTCACCGCGCGAGGGCTGCCCGCCGATACGGAGTTCGTGAAGATTGTCTTCCCCGACGTGTCAGGGGTGACCTACCGCGTGGGTGACGCAGATGTCGCCGTCGAGGCGGGCGACGTGCAACTGGCGAAGGTGACGTTCCTCCAAGAGAGGCGCGCGCTCGATTGGACGGAGTTGTTGCCGGCCACGCCGGTGGAGCCGTCGGTTCCCGCCACGGATCCGGCGCCGGCTACGGTCCCGACGGCGGATCCGGCGCCGGCCGCGTCGCCTGCCCCCACGGTGGCAAAGCCCGAATCTGCTCAGGCGGGGGCGGCGACGCCCCGGAGCCTGCCGAAGACCGGTGCGACGGTCGGCTCCCTGCTCCTGCTCGCAGCGGGAGTTTGCGGGGCGGGAGTCGCGGTGAGGCGTCAGGCCAAGTCGTGTTAA